A single region of the Brassica rapa cultivar Chiifu-401-42 chromosome A03, CAAS_Brap_v3.01, whole genome shotgun sequence genome encodes:
- the LOC117132458 gene encoding putative L-type lectin-domain containing receptor kinase I.11 has product MARFEDYGDSLPATAAIGTMGHMAPELTTVGTSTRTNVYAFGAFMLEVTCGRRPLDHKIPAEKMHLIKWVCDCCRSDYLLDAIDIRMGLEYSEEGIDMTVLLEAAFTSRSSLSPSASLPSPHNSMFVSHTITYGDGR; this is encoded by the coding sequence ATGGCTAGGTTTGAAGATTACGGAGATAGCTTACCCGCAACGGCTGCTATAGGAACAATGGGTCACATGGCACCTGAGCTAACAACAGTGGGAACTTCCACAAGAACCAATGTTTATGCGTTTGGTGCTTTCATGCTTGAAGTAACCTGTGGAAGGAGACCGCTAGATCACAAGATTCCAGCTGAGAAAATGCATTTGATCAAATGGGTTTGTGATTGCTGTAGAAGTGATTATCTGCTTGATGCTATAGATATAAGAATGGGACTTGAATACTCTGAAGAGGGTATTGATATGACGGTTTTGCTGGAAGCAGCCTTCACTTCAAGAAGCTCTTTATCACCATCAGCCTCTCTTCCTTCGCCTCATAACTCCATGTTTGTTAGTCACACAATCACATACGGAGATGGAAGGTGA
- the LOC103856565 gene encoding adenylate kinase isoenzyme 6 homolog, producing MAGANSGTRRQKPNILITGTPGTGKSTTASALAEATSFKHICVGDLVKDKNLHDGWDDQFESHVINEDLVVDELEDVMEGGGNIVDYHGCDFFPERWFDLVVVLQTENSILYDRLTRRGYSGTKLSNNIECEIFQVMLEEASDSYEEEIVTAMQSDTIEDIDDNVASLTEWIQSWRP from the exons ATGGCGGGAGCTAACAGTGGAACAAGGCGACAAAAGCCGAACATACTGATCACGGGAACTCCCGGTACCGGTAAATCGACGACTGCTTCTGCTCTGGCCGAAGCCACGAGCTTCAAGCATATCTGCGTCGGAGATCTCGTCAAAGACAAGAACTTGCACGACGGCTGGGACGATCAGTTCGAGTCCCACGTCATCAACGAAGACTTG GTGGTTGATGAGCTTGAAGATGTAATGGAAGGAGGAGGGAACATTGTGGACTACCACGGCTGTGACTTCTTCCCTGAGCGGTGGTTTGATCTTGTTGTGGTGCTTCAGACTGAGAACTCCATCTTGTATGACCGTTTAACGAGGAGGGGCTACTCGGGGACCAAGCTTAGTAACAACATTGAATGCGAGATCTTCCAAGTCATGCTTGAAGAAGCAAGTGATAGTTACGAAGAGGAGATTGTCACCGCgatgcagagtgacaccatcGAAGATATCGATGACAATGTGGCGAGTTTGACGGAATGGATTCAATCATGGAGGCCCTGA
- the LOC103856570 gene encoding LOW QUALITY PROTEIN: (R)-specific enoyl-CoA hydratase (The sequence of the model RefSeq protein was modified relative to this genomic sequence to represent the inferred CDS: inserted 1 base in 1 codon) → MLAKTYLTRHPLVLRCFSSATSKTLKVGDVLREARVFSSEDVKGYAEVSHDWIWNPXDQDSARKAGFENPLVHGMLVSSMFPHIISSHFPGAVYVSQTLHRESSQKLILVTLYFV, encoded by the exons ATGCTGGCCAAGACATATCTTACGAGACATCCCCTTGTTTTGAGGTGCTTCTCATCAGCTACTTCAAAGACGCTTAAGGTGGGAGATGTTTTGAGAGAAGCAAGAGTGTTCTCAAGTGAAGATGTTAAGGGCTATGCTGAGGTGAGCCATGATTGGATTTGGAACC CTGATCAAGACTCTGCTCGTAAAGCCGGATTCGAGAATCCTCTTGTCCATGGGATGCTTGTGTCTTCTATGTTTCCTCATATCATCTCTTCCCATTTC CCTGGAGCAGTATACGTATCTCAAACTCTGCATCGAGAAAGTAGCCAAAAACTGATACTGGTTACATTGTATTTTGtctaa